One genomic region from Prunus persica cultivar Lovell chromosome G3, Prunus_persica_NCBIv2, whole genome shotgun sequence encodes:
- the LOC18783870 gene encoding uncharacterized protein LOC18783870 isoform X2, protein MWNFASSCIAGSVGLKNDSLRPTQAASECSDDEGSSVVGREEGLECPICWESFNIVENVPYVLWCGHTLCKNCILGLQWAVVKFPTLPIQLPLFISCPWCNLLSFRLVYRGNLKFPRKNYFLLWMVESMNGDRIKSHSTFSGDNHAVWPANGNASVGSQVSHTHHRRVHHIRHIEPSAILALYILVTVVFALPSFLLLYFAYPSLDWLVREIIT, encoded by the exons ATGTGGAATTTTGCATCCAGCTGCATAGCTGGAAGTGTTGGATTAAAAAATGATTCTCTAAGGCCAACACAAGCTGCTTCTGAATGTTCTGATGATGAGGGTTCTTCTGTTGTTGGGAGAGAGGAAGGACTAGAGTGCCCCATATGCTGGGAGTCCTTCAACATTGTCGAAAATGTGCCCTACGTTTTATGGTGTGGCCATACCCTCTGTAAAAATTGCATTCTGGGACTGCAATGGGCTGTTGTGAAATTCCCCACTTTACCAATTCAGCTTCCGCTTTTTATCTCATGCCCATGGTGCAATCTCTTGTCCTTCCGGCTGGTTTACAGGGGAAATCTCAAATTCCCTCGCAAGAACTACTTTCTTCTTTGGATGGTTGAGAGTATGAATGGCGATAGGATTAAGTCTCATTCTACCTTCTCTGGTGATAATCACGCTGTCTGGCCAGCAAATGGAAATGCATCCGTGGGAAGTCAAGTGAGCCACACTCACCACCGGAGGGTACACCATATTCGCCATATCGAGCCATCGG CTATATTGGCTTTGTACATACTTGTCACGGTTGTGTTTGCTCTCCCATCGTTTCTTCTTCTGTACTTTGCATATCCAAGTTTGGATTGGCTTGTCAGGGAAATCATCACCTGA
- the LOC18783870 gene encoding uncharacterized protein LOC18783870 isoform X1 — translation MWNFASSCIAGSVGLKNDSLRPTQAASECSDDEGSSVVGREEGLECPICWESFNIVENVPYVLWCGHTLCKNCILGLQWAVVKFPTLPIQLPLFISCPWCNLLSFRLVYRGNLKFPRKNYFLLWMVESMNGDRIKSHSTFSGDNHAVWPANGNASVGSQVSHTHHRRVHHIRHIEPSGQNHVHVNNYLSVERLHSSLRKSLFFFVHLTAKFPLVVIFLLIILYVIPACAAILALYILVTVVFALPSFLLLYFAYPSLDWLVREIIT, via the coding sequence ATGTGGAATTTTGCATCCAGCTGCATAGCTGGAAGTGTTGGATTAAAAAATGATTCTCTAAGGCCAACACAAGCTGCTTCTGAATGTTCTGATGATGAGGGTTCTTCTGTTGTTGGGAGAGAGGAAGGACTAGAGTGCCCCATATGCTGGGAGTCCTTCAACATTGTCGAAAATGTGCCCTACGTTTTATGGTGTGGCCATACCCTCTGTAAAAATTGCATTCTGGGACTGCAATGGGCTGTTGTGAAATTCCCCACTTTACCAATTCAGCTTCCGCTTTTTATCTCATGCCCATGGTGCAATCTCTTGTCCTTCCGGCTGGTTTACAGGGGAAATCTCAAATTCCCTCGCAAGAACTACTTTCTTCTTTGGATGGTTGAGAGTATGAATGGCGATAGGATTAAGTCTCATTCTACCTTCTCTGGTGATAATCACGCTGTCTGGCCAGCAAATGGAAATGCATCCGTGGGAAGTCAAGTGAGCCACACTCACCACCGGAGGGTACACCATATTCGCCATATCGAGCCATCGGGTCAGAATCATGTCCATGTCAATAATTACCTTAGTGTGGAGCGATTGCATTCTTCCCTTCGGAAGTCACTGTTTTTCTTCGTTCATTTGACAGCAAAGTTTCCACTGGTTGTGATATTTCTTCTGATCATCTTATATGTAATACCTGCCTGTGCAGCTATATTGGCTTTGTACATACTTGTCACGGTTGTGTTTGCTCTCCCATCGTTTCTTCTTCTGTACTTTGCATATCCAAGTTTGGATTGGCTTGTCAGGGAAATCATCACCTGA